The Chlorobaculum sp. MV4-Y genome contains the following window.
GATGAGGTCAGCACCGAGATGGCGGAGATCGAGATGCAGATATTTTCCCGCCGGGCTGTCGAAGCCGCGACCTTCGAGAATTTCGGTTTCAAGCGAACGGGAGACGAGGTCACGCGGGCCAAGCTCCATCTTTTCGGGAGCGTAGCGCGACATGAAGCGCTCGCCGAGCGCGTTGACCAGATAGCCACCCTCGCCACGCGCACCCTCGGTCACAAGCAGGCCGCTTTTGCGCAAACCGGTGGGATGGAACTGCACGAACTCCATGTCCTTCAGTGGAATGCCCGCGCGGTAGGCAATGGCCTGACCGTCGCCGGTATTGCCCGCCGCGTTGCTGGAACGGTTCCAGTACATCTTGGCGTAACCGCCGGTGGCGAAAATGACCGTTTTGGCCGGGAAAGCCTCAACCTTACCCGTCTTGATGTTCATGGCAATCAAGCCGCGGGAGCGGCTGCCATCCAGAGAAAGATCGAGCGCGAAATATTCGTTGAAGAAGAATACGCCCTTGCGCAGACACTGTTCGTACAGGGTCTGGAGAATGGTGTGGCCTGTCTTGTCTGCGCAATAGCAGCAACGCGGACGCCCTGCGCCGCCAAAGGGACGCTGGGCGATGGTTTTGTCATCCATCCTCGACCAAGGCGTACCCATATTGTCGAGTTCGCGGATGATCTTCGGAGCTTCGGAGCAGAGCACCTCGACGGCATCCTGGTCAGCCAGATAGTCGCTGCCCTTGATGGTATCGAAAATGTGCATCTCGACCGTGTCGTCCTTGGCCTTGTTGGCGAGCGCTGCGTTGGCTCCGCCCTGCGCCGCAGAGGTGTGGGAGCGGTTCGGATAGACCTTTGAAAGCACGGCGATGTTCAGGCCCGGATTGGTTTTCATGGCCTCCATGGCCGCATAAAGTCCGGCACCGCCACCACCGACAATGACGATATCAAATGGTTTCATAAACAATCGGAAATCCTTGCATGACTGCCACTCGACAGACATGCTGGTTGGAAAAAGGGCTATCCGCCTGCTGCGGCGCCCGTGCTTTCATGATGAAAACTGCCCCGGCTGAAATCCGGTCAACAGCGGGCTGTCCGCTTATAAGGCGATATGGTCGTCGTGTGCCGGAAGTTCCTCAACGGCGCGCAGGACGTCGGTCATGTTAAGCACACCGATGACCTTGTTGCCCTCCATGACGGTGAGTCGGCGGACATTGGTACGTTTCATGAGACGAAGCGCGTACTTGATCCTCATGCTCGGATTGATGCTGATGATCGGCTTGCTCATGATCTGGAAAACCGGCGTATTCCAGGGATCACGGTGCAGATCTTCTCCCGGATCGATCACTTTTTCAAGAATGTCCTTTTCGGTCACGATGCCATAGCAGTCATCCTCGTTGCGGGGCTCGACCACAAGACCACTCTCACCGGTCTTTTTCATGAGCTGCAACGCTTCGGCAACAGTCGAACTGCCCTTGATGGTATGATAATCCTTCTGCATAAGGGCAGAAACCGGCAAGGTCCTTAAGGTAATGAGCTGATCCATATCGATGTTCTCTCGTTTAAAAAAGGACAGGCTGTCCCGTTACTATTGCTTGAAAACTAATAGCTTAGAAGCTGTATCAGAATATTTGAACTGTAAGGAAGGCGTGCTACGGGGCAAAAACCCTAAGAAGCATAAACAAATAAGAAAAGCAAAGAAGAAACAAAAATCAAGCGAACGGAAAAAAATCAGCTGATTCCGTGTGCTTTTTTGTAGGCAGGCCAGTTATTTTTCAGGTCAATGAACGATTCCTCATCGGCCTGAAGCAAAAAGGGATTCGTAGTTTTTTCATGACCGATGGTTGAAACTGGCGCCGTGCCATAATCATGACCGGGAAATACATTCGTATCAGGCGGCAGCACCATCATTCGCTCTTGCAGCGAACGGTACTCCAACCGGGCGTCTGCCTCGCTCCAGGTGCCGCCGACCTTGCCCACAAAGAGCGTGTCGCCGGTAAAGAGCGCATTTCCGGCCAGAAGACAGATCGAGTCCGGCGTGTGACCGGGAGTGTGGATAATCAAGATGCTACCCTCGCCAAGCGGAAAACGCGCTCCGTGGGCGACCTCGATGCCGGAACGGGCGTCGCGGTCGCCGAAAAGCAGCACCCGGATACCGGTAAGGTGCTCGAACTCAGCATTGCCGTTGGTGTGGTCGGCGTGTCCGTGGGTGCAGAAGGCACGCACGAGCTGCCACCCCTTTCGGGCGGCGGCATCGACGAGCGATTTCGGCGAGTTCGAGGGATCGACCGCGAAGACCTCGCCCGTCGCCTCGTCCGCGCAGAGATAGCCGAAGTTGCGATCTCCGCCCGTCCTGATCTGCTCTACCTGGACCTTCATGGCCACGCTCCTCAGATCATTTTTTCGACATTCATCATGAACGCCTTTGACGGAAAAGCAGGGTCAGCCGCCAGAGGGGCCTCTTCGAAATCTTTCATGATCTTCTCCGCCTTCTCGTCGTCGAGAATCGCGAAGCAGAGCGATGAATAGACCGTGGGAATATCCTTGCCAGCGGGCCACCAGGCGACCGGTTCTCCGCCCGACTCGCATGAGCACCCCCTGATGGCGATGCTGCTGAAGAGGGTGACCTGGTGCGCCGTGAACATCTTGCGAATCAGCGGGCGGGTCTCTTCGTCCCCTATGATGGCGATCATTTTCATCAGATGTATCTGTTTGAGGTTATGCCGACTTCATGTTTTCGAGCCTCTTTTTCTCGCCCTTCTTTTCGCTCAGGTAGTAGACCAGTGGCACAACCACGAGCGTCAGAATGGTCGAGAGCACGCCGCCCCAGATGAGCGAGATGGCCAAGCCCTGAAAGATAGGATCGAAGAGCATCACAATCGAACCGATCACCACCGCGCCGGAAGTCAGAATGATCGGGCGGGTACGAACGGCCGCCGACTCGATGACCGCCTCTTTCAGAGCGATCCCATCCTCCCTGCGAATCTGGATGAAGTCAATCAGGAGCACGGAGTTCCTGACCATGATGCCGGAAAGAGCGATCATGCCGATCATGCTCGTGGCCGTGAAGAAAGCGTGGTGGATGAAGTGGCCGGGAATGATGCCCACCAGACTCAGCGGAATCGAGATCATCATGATAAGCGGCGTCTTGAACGACTGGAACCAGCCGATAATCAGCATGTAGATGATGACCAGCACCACCGCGAATGCCGTGCCGAGATCGCGGAACACCTCGTAGGTGATCTGCCACTCGCCATCCCACTTCACTGCGAGCTTATCCTCGGTCTTGGGCGGCGCGGTGTAGAGCGGGCTGACCTTGTAGCCACCGGGCACTTTGATTGCCTCGATCTTCTTGTCGAGTTCGAGCATCGCATAGACCGGGCTTTCGGTCACGCCAGCCACGTCGGCAGTCACGTAAACCACATCCTTCAAATCCTTGCGGAAGAGGCTCTTGTCCTGAATTTTCTCCTTGACGGTCACCAGCTCGGAGAGCGGAATCTGCATTCCCGGGCGAAGGCGCGTGGTCAGAGAGTTCATCCCCTGCGACTGCACGAAGATGTTGGACAAATCCTTCAGCGAAGTGCGGTCGGCCTTCGGCAGGCGAAGCTGGATCGTGACCGGTTCGAGTTCATCCGGCAGGTGCACGATGCCCACATCGACGCCGGCCAGCGACATGCGCAGGGTCTGGGCGATCTGCTCGGGAGTCACGCCACGGAAAGCGGCACGCTCCTTGTTGATAACCAGGTCGTAAACCTTCTGGTCGGCCTCGACCATCCAGTCAACGTCAACCACGCCCGGAGTCGAAGCGAACGCCTTCTTGACCTCCTTGGCCAGGGCGATTCGCGAGGCCTGGTCGGGACCGTAAATCTCGGCGACGATAGTCGAAAGCACCGGCGGGCCTGGCGGAATCTCGACGATCTTGGCGTTCGCGCCGTACTTTTCGGCGATCTCCTGCACGCCTGGGCGCACGCGCTTGGCGATGTCGTGGCTCTGCGCGCTGCGCTCGCTCTTGTGCACTAGGTTCACCTGGACGTCGGCCATGTTGTCGCCACGCCTCAGATAGTAGTGGCGCACCAGACCGTTGAAGTTGATCGGCGCGTTGACGCCAACATAGTACTGGCTGCTCTTGACCTCCGGCACGGTTTTCAGGTAACCGGAAATCTCCTTGGCCACCTGCGCGGTTTTTTCGAGCGCCGTGCCTTCGGGCATGTCGATGATGACCTGGAACTCGTTCTTGTTGTCGAACGGCAGCATCTTCATCTCCACCATCTTGAGCGGCACCATGGCGATAGCGCCCACCAGCATCAGACCCACCACGCCAAAAGCGAGCCAGGTCTTGAAAGTGCTGTCGATGAAGGGAGTCAGGATATTGTCGAACAGTTTGTAGTAACCGGTCTTTTTGATGTCGTACTCCTCGTGGTGCCCTTCGTCCGACTTCAGCAGGCGGAACGAGAGCCACGGCGTTGCGATCAGGGCGACCAAGAGCGAGAAGATCATCGCCATCGAAGCGCCGATCGGCATCGGACTCATGTAGGGGCCCATCAGGCCGGAGACGAAGACCATCGGCAGCACCGCCGCGATGACGGTGAAGGTGGCCAGAATGGTCGGGTTGCCGACTTCGCTGATGGCCGTGATCGCCGCCTGGAGGCGCGGCTGGCGCTTCATGGCAAAGTGGCGGTGAATGTTCTCGGCGATGATGATCGAGTCATCGACTACGATGCCGGTCACGAAGATGAGCGCGAAGAGCGTCACCCTGTTGAGCGTGTAGTGCAAGAGGAAGTAAACCAGCAGGGTAAGCGCGAAGGTGATCGGCACCGACATGAAAACCACAAGCGCGCCGCGCCAGCCGAGGAAAAAACCCACGACGACCGTCACGGCGACAACCGCCATGATGAGGTGCTCAAGCAGGGTAAATACCTTTTCGGATGCGGTCTCGCCATAGTTCCTCGTCTCGGTGACGGTTATGTCTGACGGAATGACCGATCCTTCCATGCCCTTGACCTTCTCCATGACCTTGTTAGCCAGCGCTGTCGCGTCGGTGCCCTGCTTCTTGGCGATCGCGAGGGTCACGGCGGGATAGTCTGCCTTGTCTTTTTCGCCGGAGGCTACGCCCCAGCCGAATGCGGTATAGTTGTTCACCTCTTCCGGGCCGTCGGTGATGGTGGCCACATCGTTCAGTGTCACGGGCGAAGCGCCGTAAATGCCAACCACGATGTTGCCCACATCCTCCTTGCTTTGCAGGAATTTGCCCGACTTGACGACGATATTTTCGTTCAGGTCCTTGAAATCACCCGAAGTCATCTGGCTGTTGGTGCTCTGGATCTGGCGGGCGATCTGCAGCGGCGTGATGTTGAAGTGCGCAAGCTTCTGCTTGTCGAGCTGCACCCTGATCTGACGCTTCAGGCCGCCCATGATCTCTATATCGCCGATATTCTCGGTCTGCTTGAGCTGGTCAGCCACGCTGACGGCGGTGCGGCGAAGCTCGTACGGACTCTTGTCCTTGCTCCAGAAGGTGAGGTTAAGCACCGGCACGTCGTCGATGGAGACCTTCTTGATGAGGGGCATCTGCACGCCGGGCGGCATCTTGTCCATGTACTTCATCAGGGTGGCCCAGAGCTTGACCATGCTCTCCTCGGCGCTGTCGCCAACCTTGTAGCGAACAGTGACGAGGGCGAAATCGGGCATCGAGGTCGAATAGACGTAATCGACTCCCTTGATTTCGGTCACGGCGCGCTCGATAGGCTTGGCCACGCGCTCCTGAACCTCGGCAGCGGTCGCGCCGGGATAGGGGATGTAAATATCGACCATCGGCACGACGATCTGCGGCTCCTCTTCGCGCGGAGTCATGAACGTCGCCATGATGCCGACCAGAAGAGAGGCCAGCATGAGTAGCGGCGTTATCTTCGAGTTGATAAACTGCTTTGCAAGCCTGCCGGCTATACCTTCATTCATTGGTGTTGAGCCTCCTTCGCTCTGTCTTGCGTGTGCGTGTCTGTTGTAATCCTTGTGCCCTCTCGCAGCTCTGCCGAGGGTAACTCGACAACGGCCTCGCCCTTTTCGAGGCCGCTGAGCACGATGATGTTTCCGCCCAGGAGATGGCCTGTGCTGATCCACCGCAGCGTAACGATGCTGTCCGGGCCAACAACGAAAACCTGATCGGTACCGGCTTTTTTCAATACCGACGAAGCCGGTATGAGCAGCATCTTCTGGCCGAATCTGTCAGCGGACTCTGTAACGGTCACGATCTTCGCGGCAACGGCAGGCGCTGTCGCGCTGGCGGATGGCGATGCGGACTGCTCTTTTTTATGGCCGCCACATGCGCCGAGCAGCGCAGGCAACATCAGGAAAAGCAGCGCGATGATTCGGGTGTTCATGCCTTTCATGGTTTTCAGTTTTGCTGTCACGACTGAAAAAAATTCAACGGGCGCTGTAATATTCCAGCTCGCTTTTGGCGATGCAGTAATCATACTTCGCCTGGTTGAGGCGCATCTTCGCCCAGGTCCATGCCTGTTCGCGCATCAGGAGCTCGAAGGTCATCGCCATACCGGTTCTGAACTGCTCGCCGATGAAGTCAAAACTGACCTTTGCTGCTTCGAGCGATTTCTGCGTCAAAGCGACACGCTCGCGGGAGGTGACCAGCGCACGGCGGGCCATGTCGATCTCCATCTCGCTCTGCTCCTTGGCCGCCTGGTAGTTGTACTGCGCCTCAAGCGCCTGGGCTTTGGCCTCCTGCACCTTGCCTTTGGTGGCCATGCCGTCGAAGATGTTCCACTGCACATTCAGGCCAACCGTCCAGCTCGACCCCTCGGTACCGAGAAAGCTGTTGTCGTGCCAGTTCTGCTGGGCGAAAGCGTTCACCCTCGGCAGGTACTGTGCACGAGCCATGTCGTGCTGATAACCGGCGACCTCCTGAAAAGCTTCGAGCGCCTTGAGATCGCTGCGCCCGTCGGAATTTGCCTTTGCAACCAAAGCTGGAAGCTTCACGTCGACTTTCAGGTCTCCGACCGGCTGAACGGTGTCGTCCGGGCCAAGAGCCAGCATCGTGCGAAGAGCATCCTGGGCGTTCTTTATGGCGTCCTGAATCTGGAGTTTCTGATCACGCAACTCGGCGAGACGCACCTCGGTGGAGAGCTTGTCGGACTTGGTCACCAGACCGGCGGCGTAACCGCGGGCGGCTTCGCTGCTGTAGCCTTGCATGATGCGGATCGACTGCTCGGTGGCATCGAGGTTCTTCTTGGCGAGAATGAGGCCATAAAAAGCTTTCTTGACATTCAGGTCAATATTCTCCACTGCGCGGTCGGTCATGAAGCCCTGCGCCTTTCTTGCGCTTTTGGCCATCTTGCCGCCTATGATGGCGTCGCGGTTGTAGATCGGCTGCTGCACCTGGAGGCTCGTGTGAAAATCAGTGATGGCCGACGGATGGTTGAGCTTGTCGAGCGCAAAGTCACCAAAATCGGGAGGATTAACATTAAAATTGTAGTAGGCGATCTCCTGCTGGAGCTTGCCCACCAGCACCGCACCGGGATCGTTGGAGTGCATGACTGTTTCGGAGAGCGTCACCTTCGGCAGGTAGGCCTGCTTGCTCTGCACGATGCGTGCATCGGCCTGGTCATTTTTGGCGCGCTGCGCCTTGAGCATGGTGTTCCGCTCGCGAGCCATCTTCAGCGCGTCGTCGAGCGAGAGCCTCATGGTGGCCGCATCGGCCTGCGAACAGGTGGCAAAACCCGCTACGAGCAGGGCGAAAAACGTTCTGGTTGCCTTCTTGGTCATCTATTGTTTCGATATGAGTTTGATAATCTTTTCCACGCTTTCTGAATCTTGCCGGTTCAAGCAGTTCTTCAGGTTCCGGTTCAGCACAAGGGAAAAGGTGTTGTCGAGCGCCGCCTTGGCCGCCTGGAACTGGGTCACCACCTTTTCGCACTCCTCTCCGGTTTCGATCATCCGCATCAATGCCTGCACCTGGCCATTCACCTTCTTGAGCCTGACGATCACATCGTCCATCCGGCACTCTTCGTTCATCGTCTGCCCCCTTCTCTTGCCTGTGCAGGAAAACCGTTTTAGCCTACCAATACCCCGTTAGGGTATTGAAAATAGAAAAAACAATTCCCTGTGCAACTAAAAGCATTCAGCCGTACAGGGAATTAGAGAAAACCGGCAGCAGGAGTCAGACCTTGCCGCCCGAAGCGTCCAGTTCTGCGGTGGTACAGCACAGGTCGGACTGTACCTGGCAGAGCATACTTTCGGTGGCCTGCTGCATGATCTTGGACATGACCGCCTCGGTCATGAATTTGAGTATGCCTTCCGGCATGAGGTTGAGCGGAAAGGAGAGTTCAAAATCGAGCGTGATGTCGGTTTCGAAATGAACCTCGGTACGCCGGTCTTCGAGATGGTAGAGACAAATCCTCGTGTTGGCCTGTCCTACAAAGGTGTTCTTCTCATTCAACGGCACATCGGGGACCTTCGGAGCGTTGACCCACTGGATACACCGACCTGAAACAGCAGAGTCGGGAAAGCGCTCTTCATCCGAAACCGGGCCTGCCGGAACCGTACGCGAGCCGTCGAGATGCTCCTCGTTCTGCGTCACAAAAAAGACCGCCGTTATGGGATTTTCACGCGGGTCATTAACCTGGAAAATCCACTGATAGACTCCGTGCTCTTTCAGGTAGGTGACACCGGTACAATATGGATTACACTTGAGAATCCTGACATGATCGGAGAAATAGACCACCGAATCGTTCAGGTGCGACTCGATGATCGCTTTCGCTCTGCTTCTTCCTACAACCTCCATGACAACAACACCGCTTGATCGTGAAATAAGTTTTGTAATTTTTTCAATGAACACTACCCCAAAACCAAGAGTTCCCCCTCTCTTTTCATGACCCGCATAGCCAGACGGCACTCAACGAGCATACCGTCACGGGCAAATGCCTGTTGGAATGAGGTTTTTTTTGTTTATTTTGAACGCTTGAAAAACGCTTGCCTACTCAGCCAGCCCCTTGCAATGAATAAAGCATCAACCATGACTGATACTTTCAACTATACAACGATTTTCGCTCCACTCGGTTTCTTCATCGGCGGAATTTTCCTCGTGCTTCTTCTCAACAAATTCATCGGCAAATCGCAGAATAAAAAAACAAGCTGAACGTATCCTGTTGCAACACGCCTGCAAATATTATAACAAAGAAACTTTGCGGCCGCAGCAAGGCGTGATTTGATGCAATCATATCAAACCCACCTGCACGACAGACCGTAACCACCGCTCCTGAAATCTGTCAGAAGCGAACGCACCAGTATTTCCGGGTTGCAACCACATCGAACTGGCATTCCCATACGTCCCCCCGACTGTCGGCAGTACCCCTAAAAACAGAAGCGATTATCAACACTTTTTTTTACATCGCCGTCCTTGCGCAACTGCTTAAAATATATTAGCTTTGTTTCATTATCACGAAAGCCTGCCATCGTGCG
Protein-coding sequences here:
- a CDS encoding FAD-dependent oxidoreductase, giving the protein MKPFDIVIVGGGGAGLYAAMEAMKTNPGLNIAVLSKVYPNRSHTSAAQGGANAALANKAKDDTVEMHIFDTIKGSDYLADQDAVEVLCSEAPKIIRELDNMGTPWSRMDDKTIAQRPFGGAGRPRCCYCADKTGHTILQTLYEQCLRKGVFFFNEYFALDLSLDGSRSRGLIAMNIKTGKVEAFPAKTVIFATGGYAKMYWNRSSNAAGNTGDGQAIAYRAGIPLKDMEFVQFHPTGLRKSGLLVTEGARGEGGYLVNALGERFMSRYAPEKMELGPRDLVSRSLETEILEGRGFDSPAGKYLHLDLRHLGADLIKSRLPQIREMCMYFEGVDPIDEPVPVRPTAHYSMGGIDTDNFGRTVMEGVYAAGECGCVSVHGANRLGGNSLLDILVFGRIAGRAAAEECGKLNPSAIPSSEVTDKEQELRSFMQPRGHYERYGTLREDLGHTLGANVGIFREASKIKQGIADIESLKDRFQHVRVFDTGDIYNTNLLQVLELKNMLDLSETVAEGALAREESRGSHTRTDFPTRDDEKWHKHTIYTYDGGRPKLAYKPVTMGRYELQERTY
- a CDS encoding CBS domain-containing protein, coding for MDQLITLRTLPVSALMQKDYHTIKGSSTVAEALQLMKKTGESGLVVEPRNEDDCYGIVTEKDILEKVIDPGEDLHRDPWNTPVFQIMSKPIISINPSMRIKYALRLMKRTNVRRLTVMEGNKVIGVLNMTDVLRAVEELPAHDDHIAL
- a CDS encoding hydroxyacylglutathione hydrolase family protein produces the protein MKVQVEQIRTGGDRNFGYLCADEATGEVFAVDPSNSPKSLVDAAARKGWQLVRAFCTHGHADHTNGNAEFEHLTGIRVLLFGDRDARSGIEVAHGARFPLGEGSILIIHTPGHTPDSICLLAGNALFTGDTLFVGKVGGTWSEADARLEYRSLQERMMVLPPDTNVFPGHDYGTAPVSTIGHEKTTNPFLLQADEESFIDLKNNWPAYKKAHGIS
- a CDS encoding efflux RND transporter permease subunit; protein product: MNEGIAGRLAKQFINSKITPLLMLASLLVGIMATFMTPREEEPQIVVPMVDIYIPYPGATAAEVQERVAKPIERAVTEIKGVDYVYSTSMPDFALVTVRYKVGDSAEESMVKLWATLMKYMDKMPPGVQMPLIKKVSIDDVPVLNLTFWSKDKSPYELRRTAVSVADQLKQTENIGDIEIMGGLKRQIRVQLDKQKLAHFNITPLQIARQIQSTNSQMTSGDFKDLNENIVVKSGKFLQSKEDVGNIVVGIYGASPVTLNDVATITDGPEEVNNYTAFGWGVASGEKDKADYPAVTLAIAKKQGTDATALANKVMEKVKGMEGSVIPSDITVTETRNYGETASEKVFTLLEHLIMAVVAVTVVVGFFLGWRGALVVFMSVPITFALTLLVYFLLHYTLNRVTLFALIFVTGIVVDDSIIIAENIHRHFAMKRQPRLQAAITAISEVGNPTILATFTVIAAVLPMVFVSGLMGPYMSPMPIGASMAMIFSLLVALIATPWLSFRLLKSDEGHHEEYDIKKTGYYKLFDNILTPFIDSTFKTWLAFGVVGLMLVGAIAMVPLKMVEMKMLPFDNKNEFQVIIDMPEGTALEKTAQVAKEISGYLKTVPEVKSSQYYVGVNAPINFNGLVRHYYLRRGDNMADVQVNLVHKSERSAQSHDIAKRVRPGVQEIAEKYGANAKIVEIPPGPPVLSTIVAEIYGPDQASRIALAKEVKKAFASTPGVVDVDWMVEADQKVYDLVINKERAAFRGVTPEQIAQTLRMSLAGVDVGIVHLPDELEPVTIQLRLPKADRTSLKDLSNIFVQSQGMNSLTTRLRPGMQIPLSELVTVKEKIQDKSLFRKDLKDVVYVTADVAGVTESPVYAMLELDKKIEAIKVPGGYKVSPLYTAPPKTEDKLAVKWDGEWQITYEVFRDLGTAFAVVLVIIYMLIIGWFQSFKTPLIMMISIPLSLVGIIPGHFIHHAFFTATSMIGMIALSGIMVRNSVLLIDFIQIRREDGIALKEAVIESAAVRTRPIILTSGAVVIGSIVMLFDPIFQGLAISLIWGGVLSTILTLVVVPLVYYLSEKKGEKKRLENMKSA
- a CDS encoding TolC family protein → MTKKATRTFFALLVAGFATCSQADAATMRLSLDDALKMARERNTMLKAQRAKNDQADARIVQSKQAYLPKVTLSETVMHSNDPGAVLVGKLQQEIAYYNFNVNPPDFGDFALDKLNHPSAITDFHTSLQVQQPIYNRDAIIGGKMAKSARKAQGFMTDRAVENIDLNVKKAFYGLILAKKNLDATEQSIRIMQGYSSEAARGYAAGLVTKSDKLSTEVRLAELRDQKLQIQDAIKNAQDALRTMLALGPDDTVQPVGDLKVDVKLPALVAKANSDGRSDLKALEAFQEVAGYQHDMARAQYLPRVNAFAQQNWHDNSFLGTEGSSWTVGLNVQWNIFDGMATKGKVQEAKAQALEAQYNYQAAKEQSEMEIDMARRALVTSRERVALTQKSLEAAKVSFDFIGEQFRTGMAMTFELLMREQAWTWAKMRLNQAKYDYCIAKSELEYYSAR
- a CDS encoding metal-sensitive transcriptional regulator, with the translated sequence MNEECRMDDVIVRLKKVNGQVQALMRMIETGEECEKVVTQFQAAKAALDNTFSLVLNRNLKNCLNRQDSESVEKIIKLISKQ
- a CDS encoding DUF1997 domain-containing protein; translated protein: MEVVGRSRAKAIIESHLNDSVVYFSDHVRILKCNPYCTGVTYLKEHGVYQWIFQVNDPRENPITAVFFVTQNEEHLDGSRTVPAGPVSDEERFPDSAVSGRCIQWVNAPKVPDVPLNEKNTFVGQANTRICLYHLEDRRTEVHFETDITLDFELSFPLNLMPEGILKFMTEAVMSKIMQQATESMLCQVQSDLCCTTAELDASGGKV